Proteins encoded together in one Catellatospora citrea window:
- a CDS encoding serine/threonine-protein kinase, producing MSQPMWTVPGYIEIRELGRGASGLVVLAEHEATQVKVAIKYLAEQLRDDETFIRAFRAEARVMAEVESPQVARLYEYIEAPGGAAIVMELVDGVALRAILREQGPTEPEAALVVLKGSLLGLAAAHDRGVVHRDYKPENVLVNGEGQSKLADFGISARSGRQGPLAGTPSYMAPEQWAGAPASPSTDIYAATATFFECLAGQPPFRAPGDIQGLRRQHEQAPVPVELVPEAVRGLVRRGLAKDAKQRPKDAATFLRELEAVAGAGYGAEWEEEGRSKLARRALLLALLFPLAAVQANATAIGTTILGMSRKAFTLAASITALVLILGGAGAAALWPTSTSPTPLPSVSAAADVSPSPSPSESPSPSPSPSESPSESPSPSPSPSDEPEPSPSKKPSPKPSPSPSPSPSPTPTIGVFVLNIDRGNVCILKACTESIIANTTFRPTGSGNARVYIEFIQSGDGKNPAASAAAPTYKDFTVPSSDPYTYGKSMALGQACGNYSYSIVKAWIVVGGKTVMSDTKSIYCGPIIR from the coding sequence GCTGGTGGTGCTCGCCGAGCACGAGGCGACCCAGGTCAAGGTCGCCATCAAGTACCTGGCCGAGCAACTGCGCGACGACGAGACCTTCATCCGGGCGTTCCGGGCCGAGGCCCGGGTCATGGCCGAGGTGGAGTCGCCGCAGGTCGCGCGGCTGTACGAGTACATCGAAGCGCCCGGCGGCGCGGCGATCGTGATGGAGCTGGTCGACGGCGTCGCGCTGCGCGCGATCCTGCGCGAACAGGGCCCCACCGAGCCCGAAGCGGCCCTGGTGGTGCTGAAGGGCTCGCTGCTCGGCCTGGCCGCCGCCCACGACCGCGGCGTCGTGCACCGCGACTACAAGCCCGAGAACGTGCTCGTCAACGGCGAGGGCCAGAGCAAGCTGGCCGACTTCGGCATCTCCGCGCGCAGCGGCCGCCAGGGCCCGCTCGCCGGCACGCCGTCGTACATGGCGCCCGAGCAGTGGGCCGGCGCTCCCGCCAGCCCGTCGACCGACATCTACGCCGCGACCGCCACGTTCTTCGAGTGCCTGGCCGGTCAGCCGCCGTTCCGCGCCCCCGGCGACATCCAGGGCCTGCGCCGCCAGCACGAGCAGGCGCCGGTCCCGGTGGAGCTGGTGCCCGAAGCCGTACGCGGGCTGGTGCGCCGTGGCCTGGCCAAGGACGCCAAGCAGCGCCCCAAGGACGCCGCGACGTTCCTGCGCGAGCTGGAGGCCGTCGCCGGGGCCGGTTACGGGGCCGAATGGGAGGAGGAGGGCCGCAGCAAACTGGCCCGCCGCGCGCTGCTGCTGGCGCTGCTGTTCCCGCTGGCCGCGGTGCAGGCCAACGCCACCGCCATCGGCACCACGATCCTCGGCATGTCCCGCAAGGCGTTCACCCTGGCGGCCAGCATCACGGCGCTGGTGCTGATCCTGGGCGGCGCCGGGGCCGCGGCGCTGTGGCCGACGAGCACCAGCCCGACGCCACTGCCCAGCGTGAGCGCAGCCGCGGACGTATCGCCGTCGCCGTCGCCGAGCGAGTCGCCGTCACCCTCCCCGTCACCGAGCGAGTCGCCGTCGGAGAGCCCTTCCCCGTCGCCCTCCCCGTCAGACGAGCCGGAGCCGAGCCCCAGCAAGAAGCCGTCCCCCAAACCCTCTCCGTCCCCGTCGCCGTCGCCGTCGCCCACACCCACCATCGGGGTCTTCGTGTTGAACATCGACCGCGGCAACGTGTGCATCCTCAAGGCCTGCACGGAGAGCATCATCGCCAACACGACGTTCCGGCCGACGGGTTCCGGCAACGCCCGGGTCTACATCGAGTTCATCCAGTCCGGTGACGGCAAGAACCCTGCCGCATCTGCCGCCGCTCCGACGTACAAGGACTTCACCGTCCCCAGTAGTGATCCGTACACCTACGGTAAGTCGATGGCGCTCGGACAGGCCTGTGGCAACTACAGCTACTCGATCGTCAAGGCATGGATCGTTGTCGGAGGGAAGACCGTGATGAGTGACACGAAGTCGATCTACTGCGGGCCGATCATCAGATGA